The Cryptococcus gattii WM276 chromosome K, complete sequence genome contains the following window.
AACAAACAAGTCGATACTCCCCTCTTTTGTCTTTATGCGACCATGATCTTGTTGTGCAGTATACCTCTGACTTTGATTGCCCTTTTCGTGAgtatttttttttggcctttttttatttttttcTTAATACTGTCATTTTCCTCTTCGCGTGCGGTACGAGCTTGTTTTGCTTGAGGGTTGGACGCTGTTCCCTTTCTGTCTTTATCCAGCTACTTAGGAAACATAAGCTGATGAGTGGACGAAAAATAGTTCATCTTGCATGCTATGAAACGGGAAGAGTACGCCGCTGCTCAAACGACGGCTGCTGCGTAAAAAAGAAGGGTTAAGACTATTCTGCGGGTAACTAAGATTGTACTAGCAAAAGCGAACGTATAATAAGTATGGGGCAAAGCAACAGCCAAAGCTGAAGAAAACGCTACCAACATTAACAAAGGATCCTTTATCGATCGTTTCCAAATGGTCATGCAAGGACAATCACTTTTTTTCGGGAAGGACACTCGAAATTTGACATTGCGTTGTTCCAGTCGAAGTACCAGAGGACGGACTTTTTTTGGAGGAGAGCCGGTATCGCGGGCCCAGCCAGCTTGCAGATTCGATAGGTACAACCAATCAAGGGCAATTGTATGACCGGCTTTTGTAGTGTTTAAATACGATAAATGTATGTTACATGATTTTAGGCGTGCAGGACGCAGTGAGATTTAATCACCGATCATGTTAGAGATGGATGAGGGGATAAGAAATGAATTTAGCTTTTCTTCACCTTGTACAACGTCAATGGATTAACTCATGTAGGAAATTGAGACATAGAGAAGCAAGGCGCATGTTCATTTAATACACTGCTTTTCATTTTGATCCTAATCCCTTTTCAACTGATAGTCTAAACTTCACATAGAATGGTATAATGTACAATACCAAGAGGTCGGTTAAGGGTGACAGTAGTTTTTTGTCTTTTGATTATTTAATTACCTCTACCAGCCAATCGTCCACCTTGAATCTTCTCACCCTCATGGGCAGTGCTGATCCCGACCATCGCTTCACCCAAGTTGGTGGAGATCTCAGCCAATACCTGAGGGTTGTTGTAGTGGGTTACAGCTTGGACGATAGCTCGTGCACGCTTGGCAGGGTCGCCCGATAAGACTATTTCCCACACCCCGAGAAGTGTCAGTGAAGCAGAAAATGTGAACGGGAAGATGGGGAGACTGGATGACGTACAGATACCAGATCCGACAAAGACACCGTCGCAGCCGAGTTGCATCATGAGAGCAGCATCGGCAGGGGTAGCCACACCACCGGCGGCGAAGCTAGACATCCCATCAGCTGAGATGTCGGAGTAAGATAAGAATAAAACGTACGAGACGACTGGCAACCTCTTCAGCCTTGCGGTCTCCTTCAACAAATGGTAAGGAGCAGACAACTCCTTGGCAAAGGCGTAAAGCTCCTCATCCGTCATGCTCGCAGCCTTTCGAATATCGCTCATCACTGCTCGCTGGTGCCTGACCGCTTCCACAACGTCGCCTGTACCGGCTTCGCCCTTGGTGCGGATCATCGCGGCACCTTCAGAGATACGACGAAGAGCTTCACCAAGATTCTTGCAGCCGCAGACAAAGGGGACTTTGAATGCGTGTTTACCAATGTGGTGCTGATCATCAGCAGGAGTGAGGACCTCGGATTCCTGGGCATAAAATGTCAGTGTCCATCAATGTCAGATGTTTGGGTGGGGAATGGCATACGTCAATATAATCAACGCCAACAGCTTGGAGGATTTGAGCCTCGACAATGTGGCCGATACGGACTTTGGCCATGACAGGGATGGATACAGCTTCCATGATCTCCTTGATCATGCCAGGATCGGACTATCATACTGCTGTCAGCGAATGACTGATGGAGGTAGCACGCCATAATAAACTACGGACCATACGAGCAACACCTCCGTCACGACGGATGTTGGCAGGGATCCTCTCTACATATGGGTTAGCAAATGTAGTTGACAAGAAAACAAACAAACTCACCAAGAGCCATGACAGCACTGGCACCAGCCTCTTCCGCAATCTTGGCTTGTTCCGCATTCATCACGTCCATGATAACACTTTTCATCTTATTAGCATCTGCGCGAAACTAAATGAAATGGACTAAAGGACATAATAACTCACCCGCCTTTCAACATTTGAGCCAAACCAGACTTGACACCAAAACTACCGCCCGCACCTCCGCCACTGGGCCCACCACGGCTACCGAGGATAGGAGTGGACGTGCCGGTCGCCCCGAGAACGCCGTTGGTAGGAGGCAAGGGGTTGGTAGAGGGGATAATGGTGGGCTCTGAGCTGGACATGGTGTCTTTTTCCCGGGGCGAACGTTTagatgaagatgaaaaaggcaaagaaaTTTAAGATGATATTGGAATTTGAGGCCAGAGAAATGAGATCCAAATAACGGTGCTATATGCACAATGACTCGACGATTGAGCACCCTTTGCCGATCTATTACGTAAAATGATTCTGCTTGGTTATTATTAGCCGAAGATTTCCAATTCGGCAACCCCTTCTTTTAAATATTGGAACTCGGATCTGCTGTGTTCATTCTCAGTTTCCGTCGTTGAGGACAAGATCTCACCTGCATAGCATTTGATAGGAGTATGTCAGGATTGTGATCCAGCTAGCTAAAGTGACCTCTGCAAATATTAACTAATAAGGTTAGATATATTGGATTCATCGGCTAGACTCTAGACTGTCCTGTTAACTACTAATAGCAGGGGGACTATAGACCCTTTCAGACTTCTTCACAGATGTCAGAGTGAGGTCCTTTAATGTCCTCAGAGGCATTCCCATTTCAGGAGGGGTATGCGTCTAAGGTGTGATGGGTGTCTTTTATCCTTTCAGGAAGTACAATTTTCATCTGCCTCCTTCTACTAGCTGTTTGTGCTGGGGAGGTGAAAGAGCTTGCTTGCTTTTTTGTTGGCTGGCGACGAATTGTAAGTGCTATGATTGTGGGAGAATAATTGCGAGGTTGAGCAGAGTCCCCTGAGAGATGTGTCAGCACTCTTATTTGCAGGGTATTATCGCATACGTACTTACAGATGGGGTAAGAGATAAGTGAAAGAGATGGTCAACCAGTGGGCCAGTAATCTATTCCGGAAAAACTATATCAGGCAAAATAGCGATGACGAACGCCCGGCTTCTTTAGTTGACGACTGCATGCAACGTCGAGTAATGAATGATCAAGTTTTACGACTGTAACTGTCGAGGCATGTAAGAGCCTCTAATAAAAGACGACGCAGATTCGCAAGGGCATGCATTAATTGGCCGCTAAAAATAGGAAGGATACGTTGTTGCACTTCTAATCCAACTTGCATCTCGAGTTGAGAGGAGACAAGACCTCTCTTTCTGAAGATGTATTGTTCAAGAATGTATAAACCAGATACAGACTCGGAATAAGATTTTGCTGAGCTGTAATGCGCAGCGAATATTAAGGATGCTAGGAGTGAGCAGTTGTACTTCTTAATTTATTTGTGTGGAGCTCAACTGAGTCGGTAAAACCTATCGTGCCTCTTGTGCTCACAACAGAAACCAACGAACAAAATGCAGATCGTGGTGCCGGACGTGATAGCTTTCCGCAGGCTGGATTCATTTTCGAGAGTGCCATGGCCAAAGTGACCTTATCATTGCCGCTGATGGCGGCGGGTAGCTGGGCGGGGTTCCGTACTCAGAAGAGTCTGTTGATGTCCCCCATTAAGAGCGCCAGAACAGAATTCCAAGCCTGAGGGGCATAGAGAACCGTTAGGATTGTGTTTGGGGATACGAATGTAGGAAAATACAGGATGCCAACCAGTGGCTCCGATAATCATCAGGATGTGCGCTTCCACCATAATCAATTGATGCCGTGTTTGATTCCATTGCTcaagggaaaggaagagagaggcTCGTAAGAAGGAGGACATGGTCAAGGCGTCTGGTCATTTAATATATTACAATAAGCAAGTACCCAGTGGCATGAATAGCTAAGAGTAATAGGGTTCCCAACACATCACTTCCTACGTGAACCACTTGCAACAACTTCCATTACAAACCATGCCTAGATGCATTTTGATTCCGGCCTTATACCTCTTACAGACTGTTTTGTCCCGTTTTCCGCCGGAAGGCCAGAAGAGATAACATCCATGTAGTAATCTTCGTTCTTCTTGTAAAAACTGATTAAGGGATGGGCAAAGTAACTTAGACTTGTTAGACTTGTTTGAAGCAGAGTTGGAAATCGGGCCCCTTTATTATGACTTGAGCGATGCAGAGAAGTTATTCCAATCAACATCTGCGATGATGGAACTTTGTTTTGCAGCTCTGCTTAATTACACAGCTgtttgatgaagaggcGCTCTCCTCCACCGGCAATTCCTTAATTATTTTTTATCATCGGCTGAGGTACGGTAAGGCACGAGCGTCGTGAACGGTGGAAATTGGCTGTTGGAAATTGGACAGCGGACTGTCTCCATCTCTTATTTTCCAACAACCATAACTCAATTTCCCACACACCTTCCCGGTGGGAAAATACATGCCTCTTCTTGGAAAACAACACAACAGCTATGGCCAACAGCACCCGTAAACAGTCGCATCCGGAACAACTATGACCAGCGAACAGTGCCCATCACCTACTTAGCCTATTCTCGTGACCTGTTTATCTGCCATCTTCCTGTTCCGATGTTGAATTATTGGAAACATCTTTCTGATAGCATATGGACCAGGTGATATCTCATTTCTCATTGGAAACTAACCTATGTGGCTTGGGAGTATTTAGAGCGATGCGTTCTCACCTCTCCCCCTCTGACTTCTGTTTTTTCTACTGACTTTCCATACTATTCATCCCTGTCGACTTACCGCCTTAGACAATAAACTATAGACACCATACAAGCATAGCTCTATCTCACCCATCTTCCAACAGTATGACAATTGCCACCTCCGAATTATACAACCACAAGGAGATCCCTCAACCTTGGAGGGAGACCCCCCTCGTCCCGAGCCCCGCCCTCTCTAGGCTCGCTGGGTGGTAAGTCCATTCTTATTCTGATAACGCACGGGAGCTAAATAAGCCCTGTCAGTCGTATTTTCCTCAAGCTTGATAACCTCCAGCCAAGTGGTTCATTCAAATCTCGGTAAGTACTTCTATTTTCACTTTGTAGTATTAATCGCATTACACGCCGGCATTCCATGCTGATCCATAATCGTAGAGGTATTGGTAACCTTGTCCGTCGATCTATCCAGCGTGCCCCGCCTAACGCACCTCTCCACTTTTACTCCTCCTCTGGTGGCAACGCCGGTCTCGCCTGCGTCACCGCTGCTACCTCACTCGGCTACCCCTCCACTGTCGTCGTACCGATGACCACCACCCCTATGATGATCTCCAAGCTCATCACTGCGGGTGCATCCAACGTCATTCAAGAAGGCGTCTCCCTCTACCACGCCGATGCGTATCTGAAAGAACAAATCCTCCCTCAAGATCAGTGGGGGGTGTACATCCCGCCCTTCGATCATGAGGATATCTGGCAAGGAGCGGAGAGTGTGGCCGAAGAGGTTGTTAACCAAATGGGAGGGGAGAGACCAGATGCCATGGTTTGTTCTGTcggtggaggaggattgATGATTGGGATCTGCCAGGGATTGGAAAAAGTGGGCGGCACCAAGCGAGAAGAGGGAGGCGAAGGAACGCATCAGACAGAAGTGATCGCTGTCGAGACTCAAGGTGCAGACTCGCTCAACCAAGCAATCAAAGCCCAAGAGCTCATTACCCTTCCATCCATTACTTCTATCGCTACTTCTCTTGGCTGTGCTCGCGTGGCTTCGCGAGCTCTTGATATCGCTCTCGGTCTCTCCCCTGCTCTCCCTCAACCCATTTCTCTCCCCCCATCTCCAATGCCCTCcccatcctcttccccaaCTGAGACCTCTCTTCCGGACTCAATCGCAACCTTGGATAAGGCTAGGGGCCCGATGAAGAACAGCAAAGTCGTTCCCACCCTCGTGACCGACAAAGAGGCCGTCCAGGCTTGCATCCAATTCCTTGACGACGAACGTATCCTCGTCGAACCTGCTTGTGGCGCGACCCTCGCCCTAGTCTACACTGGCCGATTAAAAGAGGTGATGAAGGGACGACTCACAGAGGACAGCAAGGTGGTCTTGGTTGTTTGTGGTGGGTCTAATGTTAGTTTCGACGTGCTGCAGAGGTTCAAGGTGGAGTATGGATTATAAAGGGGGGGTTGGATGTGTATGATATTTTACGTAGTCGATATCGTTTTGGTGATAACACAAACGTGCGTACTTGAAAGAAGTCTTTTTGTATGTATATATAAATCACATCGATATCGTTCCCTCTTGACCACTGGACGTGAGTATCGTCGTACATAAAAAACAAATAGTCTCAAATCCCAAATACGTCTATCCCTCCATCACCCTCGTGCGTCGGGCCACTACGATCCACGTATCCAGTCTGCAGCTTCACACTGGGCTCCACAACACATCTTCCCTCTCGAACCTTCAAATTGCATACTCTTAGCTTCCGCTCATTACTCTCTCTGTTCCCCTGCTCCTTTACTCCCCTCCAAAATCGATATAATCCGGTCGTTCCGCCGCCAAATACTCTTCCTGCAATTCTTGTACCACCCTCCTCGCATCGTCAAACTCTTCAAGCCCATTGGCAAACATGTCTTCTTTTTTGTATTGTTCGAGAAAAGCATTACGTTTGCGGAGCATGTCGTATTGGTGGATCATCCGCTTGAACAACTGTTATTGGAAGAATGAGATGCGTTGAGTGCGAGGCGGAATGCGTCAGTTGAaagcaagaagagagatggatggaGAACAGGGGAAAAGAAGTGACGCACACTAGCCATACTGGTATGATTTGCCATCATAACTCCACTAACTCTATTACTCCCCGCTCCCATacccctcttcctcgtAAGCGCCACTTGTATACTCGCCGGTCCCCATGGGATAAAGTTTGCAAGCTGCCTTTCTCTTATCCttaataatgatttatgCACATCTGTCGGGTCGACATCACCAGAGATAATGTTGAGGCAAGAAATGTAGGCGGATGATTTGGTGGATGTCGTGCTGACCATGCGGTTTTTTGGTTGGAGGAGGCGGCGCATAACGTCGAGAGTTGTAGTTTTGCGAATGGATTTAGCCTGCGAAACGAGATGTCTTGATGTTAATGGGGTGATATACTTTTTcaggagaaaagaggaggGGGGAGGACGTACCTTGTCAATTTCGTCACCAGTGAATGGAGTATAGGAAGTCATCAAAAAATGACATCTAGGAGTGGGGATAAGGCTCGCGATGATGCCTACGAGGTCATTGTTCATATAACTTGGGTAACGAAGGGTAGTGGTAGACGCTGCCATCACTGTTGCCGCCTAGAAAACATATTTGTTAGTAAACTGTTCACGGGCAGCTCAAAGTCCAAAGGATAAAGATCCAACTCACCAACTGGTTAGTCTGTACAAAGCTTGGATCTTGGATATGAAGTCTATCCGCCGCAATCCTCGTCAATGCCGCATTATCCAGCACCACCACACTATCAGCATTGTTTACAAGTCGCTTCGTGGCGAGAAGAGAATTGTAAGGTTGAACGACAACGTCGGATGATTCGGGGAAGACAGAATAGGTCTGGATGAGTTTTTTAGGGAAACGATCGTTGAGGCGTTCGAGAAGGTAAGAGCCGAGGCCGGATCCGGTACCACCTGCTATAGAGTGGAGGAGCATGAAGCCCTAAACCAAAATCCCTGTTAACCCAAAAGAGACGAGAAAATTGGatgggaaagaagaatCTCACTTCAAGGGAATCACTTCCATCCGCTTCTCGATCAATCATCTCCATCAAATCATCATAGACTTTTTCTCCTGCACTGTAACCTTGCGCCCAGTTATTGCcagcaccaccaccatccTTTGAGACATAGATGTTTTCGGGGTTATAAAGACCTTTGAATGGGGAAGTGAGGATACTGTTGATCACCTAGTATCACCGTCAAGGAACCTTCTTCTCGGAATGTTGATGACAAGAATATTAAGTACTTACTCGAGGTTCGAGGTCGATAAGAATAGCTCGAGGAATGTAATGCTCGTCATCTGCTTGATAAAAGAAAACGTCTTTACGATCACCCTGCCCTCCATCGGCCGCCCAATCTTCCAGGTCACCCTGGGGGGAGATACCATGTTCGGCACAGAGCTTTTGCCAAAACTACCCCTGCATGTTAGATGGGACTGGCCAATGATGATGTATGAAACGATCAAAAAGATCACTCACTTGCGCTCCAACTATACGGGTAAATGTCAGCACTACACACAGGACTGACGAACTACAAATACGTACTCTGATTACCAGCTTGCCCAGCCTGCATTACAGATGGTTAGCCATACTGCTCCCTTTTTCGGTAGCTTCATGACTCACCTGTAATGAAATTATTTCCCTTCCCATCCTATTTTATACTTATCCTGAATCGCTTTCGATTGATACAACGATATCGATCTCCCACGTAGCTCGATACTGTCTGGACTGAGGTAGGTCGGTGATTGGCGAGAAGTCCTTATTCGATCCTGAGGACACACAATTCGGATGGCGGTATTTATATGGGTTAATGTACGGCCGGTCAATTGATACTGGTAGAAAAGGAAAGTTGGATCGAAAAAGAGAAATGTAGGTGATGTTTACACGAAACACATGCTTTAACGCGTTGACGCGTTCGAGGAGGCCCCTTTTACGTAACGTGACGCCCTGCGAGTACGTGCTTCATGATTTCGTCCGTCCGCTTGATCTTTTATGCTACAATTGTATCCAATCCAGCAAATCCTACGGCACAGCTCTCCTCTCGCTCCACTCTACCCAATCCCTCCCTTTGACCGAACCTTTATCAACTATCACGGATCTGGAGACGGGGAAGCGGTCTCTGGAGATAGAATGGGATACAGAGGAAGTTAATGGATTGTTTGGATAAGAAGGTTGAGTTACCGGAAGAGTAGGAAGGCGAGAAGCGAGtgagaaagaagagcagGAGTGAGGGGATGATAGCTCCGCCAGCACCACCACCCTAAAACCTAACAAGGTCGGATGCAATGAGCACTCCTCCCGAGCATTTGGTGCAGGAGGATGAGATCGATATTTCTAGAACTCCATCATCAGATGCTTACTCTCCTATCTACGAGCCTTCTGCAGCTTTCGGTGTTTCACCTttcccctcttcttcgtccttACAAACGGAAATCCACACCCCAGGTCCTGCTTCCACCTCTCCGACGCTCTCAACAGCGACCGGAAACACGATTCCGCTTCTGCATCATAGTAGGTGGCCTCAACTCAAGTTTTGAGGTTTGGATGGTCATTGGTGGCTGCTCACATCAAGCCATCAACGCGCCTGCCAGAAGTACCTTCACTGTCACTGATTTGTGCGGAAATAAATAATTACTACTCGGGACTACACATCTCTATGGAACAAATAAACTCACCACAAATGATCCATATCAATCATGACCTCGTGGATGAATCCGGACGGAGTCATCATCATTTGCATTCGGAATGTATCCCTCGCTCATCTAGAACGCAAAGCTTCTCACGAGTTTCCAAGTCACCTCTTTTGCCTGTTGTCCTTTCCGCTGGCTTCCTGCCGcctttcccctttttccGTCTTCCGCCTTTCCGCCTTTCCGCCTTTCGTACTACATTTCCATTTTTTTACCTTTCCACCTTCCGAcctttctcctttcccGTCTTTTTTAGCCTTTCCCTTTGATTTATATATGAGTAAGACAATCGATATTCTGCCAGCTCTCTCTCTTAATTCATTGCCTTTTATTCTAACAGCTCCTAAGAAATCCGAACGGGATGGCTGTCCCCTGCGGCCCTCCAGCCTATCTGCCCAATTCCCAAAGTCCCCAAATAGtttccttcttcccagATTGCCTTGATCTGTACCCCGATGCCCTCAAGTTCTTCAGCGAGACAGGGGATTTACTGGCGAATGACATTTTGCCCAAAGTCGACCATTCTCATTCGCTGATTGTCTACCGACATGGCAACATACCCAAAGAAAAGAAGTACCACTTTGCAAGATTCAAGGCTTTTTCAGTATTAGTGAGTCATGATCGAACCTTAATGCAGATGCACAGAGGTCTATCGGCTAATGAGCTTCTGCACAATTGAATTCGGCACTGGAAAACTGTATATATCAAGATCCAAACTGTGTACGGCGTGGCTTTTGGCTCTGGACAGCATCCACATTTGGGAGTGTGTTTTGAGACATTGCATTGAGCAGCACATAAAGTCTGGGCAGAAGCCTGAACAACCTCAATTGAACGAAAGCCTTCTGAGGGAGTATCGCAGGGTGACTCGAGGTTTCATCTAAAGGGAAGAAGTAAAAACAATTCCAAGCAAGTTTCTTCATATTGTATTCTAGTATTGATGTTTGCGCTTTCATTTTCAATGCCATCGATTGCAGTGGTTAGAGACTGCCAAATCCATAACTGCGGTTTTACATATATTTTACAACTGGGAAATCCATCATTACCTCCCGGATGCCTGGTCAAGTGGCGATGATGCCAATCCTGAAGAAATAATTAAGAAGCTTAACTACTTCGCTGGCCGAGTCCGAAATCAAACCCTCAAAAATCGGCTTGAGCAAGTGGGTACTATCCCTTCGATTCTTTTCGTCCGAAGTAAAGAAATTGTAAAAATGTATGAGAAAGGCTACATATATGGCATGGGCCTAGGGAATGTGTTTGAGATTCTCACCAAGGGGTCGGAGAAATATCTGCCTTCGCGAACACTTTCTAGATCAGGACTTCTCCTCTCTTGGGATGATTTGGCGGTGAGTCAGGCTTATGACCGCTTTATGGGAGCTTAATACACATATCATATTGGGATACTCTACTGATGAACTGAAATGGCAGACCCATATTCCCTTTGACAAAAATCATCATGTAGATAAAACGTTGCCTCATCAAAAGAGCCAGAGCCAACAGCACATCCACCATGCGAGCAATCAAAATTATAATGGCCgccagaagaagagagcCAAAGATGAGAGGAAAAGCACTGAAAAAGTAGGAAGGGTAGAAAAGTTAAGtgtgaaagaagaagggaaggtTGTACTTCCAGTCTCAAAATGGGAAGTATTTAAAGCTAGATGGGCGACGTATGAGTTAAGTCTTTATCACCTTCTTTATCACCTTGTTTTTCAGCTCGGCAGCTCTTCAATTAGCTGACTGGAAGGGAATATCAATGATTTATCTTTAACAGCTTCGAAGGGTCACTGAGGCCTTCAGAAAATGGGTCTGTGAAGCTCTTTCCTGATGTGTAGTAACTTTCTGTGTAACTCTCAAAGTCTGTTCCCCTTAAGTGTGGGAAGTTGTGTCAGGTAATGCGCATGGGGTGTACCGTTCAACGGAAAAGAGGGTGATGAGTGTATTATGGATGTATTTCGTGATTTTCGGAGTCGGAATTGGAATTTAGGGAGCAACGAGCCTGTTAGAAGCAATTATAACGAACATACGAATGAGTTTGACAGTTGTAGCTGTGCCATATTCACGAGGAGGAAACGAAGAAGAATGCACCTGAAGCTAATTTGGTTTCGCGTCCTCAGTCCCTTGTCAACAATTGCATTTTTTGGGTGTGGAGGTAAAATATAGGGGTCTAAGGAATTAGCTATGAGACTGCTTACGGGATGCATTTTGTTGTGTCTATACTGAAAATTTTATCATGCATGCAGTgccttctttttctttaTAAATAGCGGGGGCCAGTGACGTGATAACGACGTCTACACCGTGGTACGTTTCAAATATGGAATTTCCTTATTTTTCGTCCTTACCTTCTTAATTATCTTATTTTTTCGGGGGGACCACCGCCTCAAATTTATATGGGGATTCTAATTTATATTTGAAGATACCTTTTTGCATTGCATGTCACAGTGCGCGCGCTTGCATATTCAATTTTCCGATATGCAGCGATATGCCACATAATGGTGGATAACGGCGGACACAATTTTGTCCGATATGCTACCAAAGTGGGCATATCGGGAGAGTCCGATATGCTGCCGCGCGCACGGTGTGTCTTAACTAATTTTGGGAAATGCTAAAATCCAGTGATGTCATCAGCTGTTACTTTGGATCTGTTTTCCGGGCAGCGTGAAGACGAGAAAGAAATTTGTGGTCCAGAAATTCTTTGATTTTCTCCAGAAATCCATCTGAGACTTAGAgaagtgaagaagatagGAAGGACCTCAAAGCACGCTGCTAAACTAATCCGCTCCAGCTAATTTTTCCCATATAAAATAAGGAAACGGGATCAAAATAAGCTTAGCAGCTACAGAAATAAGATAAGGAATCCATATTTGAAACGTACCACTATCTGTGATTCTATGTACATTCTCAAACGGCGCGAGGAGATGTTGCTGCGTGTGAACCGCCTACATCATACAGCTCTTAACGTTGAAAGAAAGACTTCAACAAGAGCCTCATTTGAGTACGCTTTCCTTGACAACTATATAGTGTGATCTGACATTTCCGCTGTAGAAAAATCTGCTCCTACGCCTAGTAAATCCGGTCGAACAACATAATCGTCATTGATATAATTGACCCGACAGTGACGAAATGACGACTATATATACAAGCT
Protein-coding sequences here:
- a CDS encoding Pyridoxin biosynthesis protein PDX1 (Sor-like protein), putative (Similar to TIGR gene model, INSD accession AAW46074.1) produces the protein MSSSEPTIIPSTNPLPPTNGVLGATGTSTPILGSRGGPSGGGAGGSFGVKSGLAQMLKGGVIMDVMNAEQAKIAEEAGASAVMALERIPANIRRDGGVARMSDPGMIKEIMEAVSIPVMAKVRIGHIVEAQILQAVGVDYIDESEVLTPADDQHHIGKHAFKVPFVCGCKNLGEALRRISEGAAMIRTKGEAGTGDVVEAVRHQRAVMSDIRKAASMTDEELYAFAKELSAPYHLLKETARLKRLPVVSFAAGGVATPADAALMMQLGCDGVFVGSGIFLSGDPAKRARAIVQAVTHYNNPQVLAEISTNLGEAMVGISTAHEGEKIQGGRLAGRGN
- a CDS encoding L-serine ammonia-lyase, putative (Similar to TIGR gene model, INSD accession AAW46072.1) yields the protein MTIATSELYNHKEIPQPWRETPLVPSPALSRLAGCRIFLKLDNLQPSGSFKSRGIGNLVRRSIQRAPPNAPLHFYSSSGGNAGLACVTAATSLGYPSTVVVPMTTTPMMISKLITAGASNVIQEGVSLYHADAYLKEQILPQDQWGVYIPPFDHEDIWQGAESVAEEVVNQMGGERPDAMVCSVGGGGLMIGICQGLEKVGGTKREEGGEGTHQTEVIAVETQGADSLNQAIKAQELITLPSITSIATSLGCARVASRALDIALGLSPALPQPISLPPSPMPSPSSSPTETSLPDSIATLDKARGPMKNSKVVPTLVTDKEAVQACIQFLDDERILVEPACGATLALVYTGRLKEVMKGRLTEDSKVVLVVCGGSNVSFDVLQRFKVEYGL
- a CDS encoding Tubulin gamma chain (Gamma tubulin), putative (Similar to TIGR gene model, INSD accession AAW46213.1): MGREIISLQAGQAGNQIGAQFWQKLCAEHGISPQGDLEDWAADGGQGDRKDVFFYQADDEHYIPRAILIDLEPRVINSILTSPFKGLYNPENIYVSKDGGGAGNNWAQGYSAGEKVYDDLMEMIDREADGSDSLEGFMLLHSIAGGTGSGLGSYLLERLNDRFPKKLIQTYSVFPESSDVVVQPYNSLLATKRLVNNADSVVVLDNAALTRIAADRLHIQDPSFVQTNQLAATVMAASTTTLRYPSYMNNDLVGIIASLIPTPRCHFLMTSYTPFTGDEIDKAKSIRKTTTLDVMRRLLQPKNRMVSTTSTKSSAYISCLNIISGDVDPTDVHKSLLRIRERQLANFIPWGPASIQVALTRKRGMGAGSNRVSGVMMANHTSMASLFKRMIHQYDMLRKRNAFLEQYKKEDMFANGLEEFDDARRVVQELQEEYLAAERPDYIDFGGE